In Salvelinus alpinus chromosome 22, SLU_Salpinus.1, whole genome shotgun sequence, one genomic interval encodes:
- the LOC139549255 gene encoding hepatic and glial cell adhesion molecule-like isoform X1 — protein sequence MKEERRKTSSKEDTAIPSLFSLFGLLLFSQAVRVAGVNVTSQAHLVRGMLGGEALLSVSYTSTSSDQPVIKWQLKRDKQQPITVVQSIGTSIIGNLRPEYRDRIMVFENGTLLLHNLQLSDEGAYEVEISITDDPFTAERNINLTVDVPVSRPFVQMIASSVLELSELFTLHCSHGDGTKPAYGWLKGGKVLTNDSRLLLSHDMKYLTIARVLMSDDDIYSCTVENPISSMRSVPVKLTVYRRSSLYIILSTGGIFLLITLVTVCACWKPSKKKRRRAATAAMLQRSPVYVERSDISHEVDVVPKTIGQGTPGRTSPMALYVVNEDDSLKGEDEYSANSISLSVLAPPGYPSPLPPSSHSPEAPNRPVRKYPHTPVPSPPATPLRPPGQPPVMPSAPPPGSPPHLQSSGHKLRPPVGIPTNRQTEEPPATPEADDQD from the exons atgaaggaggagaggaggaagacttcCTCGAAAGAAGACACAGCCATTCCTTCGCTATTTTCACTCTTCGGCCTACTCCTTTTTTCCCAGGCAG TCAGAGTGGCCGGCGTCAACGTCACCAGTCAGGCTCATCTGGTCCGAGGCATGTTGGGTGGCGAGGCCCTCCTCTCCGTCAGCTACACCAGCACTAGCTCCGACCAACCGGTCATCAAGTGGCAGCTGAAGAGGGACAAGCAGCAGCCCATCACCGTAGTCCAGTCCATAGGCACTAGCATCATCGGGAACCTGCGGCCCGAGTACAGGGACCGCATCATGGTGTTTGAGAACGGCACCTTGCTCCTCCACAACCTGCAGCTGTCTGACGAGGGGGCCTATGAAGTGGAGATCTCCATCACGGACGATCCCTTCACTGCGGAGCGCAACATCAACCTCACCGTAGATG TACCTGTGTCCAGACCCTTCGTCCAAATGATAGCCTCCTCTGTGCTGGAGTTGAGTGAACTCTTCACCTTACACTGTTCCCACGGCGACGGCACCAAACCCGCCTATGGCTGGCTGAAAGGGGGAAAGGTGCTGACCAATGACTCACGCTTGCTCCTGTCACACGACATGAAGTATCTGACCATCGCCCGGGTGTTGATGTCAGACGATGACATCTACAGCTGTACGGTGGAGAACCCAATCAGCAGCATGAGGAGCGTGCCTGTCAAACTCACCGTCTACA GACGGAGCTCCCTGTATATCATCCTTTCCACCGGGGGTATTTTCCTCCTCATCACCCTGGTGACAGTGTGCGCCTGCTGGAAGCCCTCCAAAAA GAAGAGGCGGCGAGCTGCCACGGCAGCCATGTTGCAGAGATCTCCAGTGTATGTAGAGCGGAGTGACATCAGTCACGAGg TTGATGTGGTGCCAAAAACAATAGGACAGGGAACACCTGGCCGTACGAGCCCAATGGCTCTTTACGTTGTCAATGAAGAT GACAGTCTCAAAGGTGAGGACGAGTATTCAGCCAACTCCATCAGCCTCTCAGTCCTCGCCCCGCCCGGTTACCCCAGCCCCCTCCCACCGTCCTCCCACTCACCCGAGGCACCCAACCGGCCTGTCCGCAAATATCCCCATACCCCTGTGCCTTCGCCCCCTGCCACCCCACTCAGGCCCCCTGGCCAGCCACCTGTCATGCCCTCAGCTCCACCGCCTGGTTCACCTCCACATTTGCAGAGCTCTGGGCATAAACTTCGCCCTCCTGTGGGCATTCCCACCAATCGACAGACAGAGGAGCCCCCGGCCACCCCAGAGGCCGACGACCAGGATTAA
- the LOC139549255 gene encoding hepatic and glial cell adhesion molecule-like isoform X2 — MLGGEALLSVSYTSTSSDQPVIKWQLKRDKQQPITVVQSIGTSIIGNLRPEYRDRIMVFENGTLLLHNLQLSDEGAYEVEISITDDPFTAERNINLTVDVPVSRPFVQMIASSVLELSELFTLHCSHGDGTKPAYGWLKGGKVLTNDSRLLLSHDMKYLTIARVLMSDDDIYSCTVENPISSMRSVPVKLTVYRRSSLYIILSTGGIFLLITLVTVCACWKPSKKKRRRAATAAMLQRSPVYVERSDISHEVDVVPKTIGQGTPGRTSPMALYVVNEDDSLKGEDEYSANSISLSVLAPPGYPSPLPPSSHSPEAPNRPVRKYPHTPVPSPPATPLRPPGQPPVMPSAPPPGSPPHLQSSGHKLRPPVGIPTNRQTEEPPATPEADDQD; from the exons ATGTTGGGTGGCGAGGCCCTCCTCTCCGTCAGCTACACCAGCACTAGCTCCGACCAACCGGTCATCAAGTGGCAGCTGAAGAGGGACAAGCAGCAGCCCATCACCGTAGTCCAGTCCATAGGCACTAGCATCATCGGGAACCTGCGGCCCGAGTACAGGGACCGCATCATGGTGTTTGAGAACGGCACCTTGCTCCTCCACAACCTGCAGCTGTCTGACGAGGGGGCCTATGAAGTGGAGATCTCCATCACGGACGATCCCTTCACTGCGGAGCGCAACATCAACCTCACCGTAGATG TACCTGTGTCCAGACCCTTCGTCCAAATGATAGCCTCCTCTGTGCTGGAGTTGAGTGAACTCTTCACCTTACACTGTTCCCACGGCGACGGCACCAAACCCGCCTATGGCTGGCTGAAAGGGGGAAAGGTGCTGACCAATGACTCACGCTTGCTCCTGTCACACGACATGAAGTATCTGACCATCGCCCGGGTGTTGATGTCAGACGATGACATCTACAGCTGTACGGTGGAGAACCCAATCAGCAGCATGAGGAGCGTGCCTGTCAAACTCACCGTCTACA GACGGAGCTCCCTGTATATCATCCTTTCCACCGGGGGTATTTTCCTCCTCATCACCCTGGTGACAGTGTGCGCCTGCTGGAAGCCCTCCAAAAA GAAGAGGCGGCGAGCTGCCACGGCAGCCATGTTGCAGAGATCTCCAGTGTATGTAGAGCGGAGTGACATCAGTCACGAGg TTGATGTGGTGCCAAAAACAATAGGACAGGGAACACCTGGCCGTACGAGCCCAATGGCTCTTTACGTTGTCAATGAAGAT GACAGTCTCAAAGGTGAGGACGAGTATTCAGCCAACTCCATCAGCCTCTCAGTCCTCGCCCCGCCCGGTTACCCCAGCCCCCTCCCACCGTCCTCCCACTCACCCGAGGCACCCAACCGGCCTGTCCGCAAATATCCCCATACCCCTGTGCCTTCGCCCCCTGCCACCCCACTCAGGCCCCCTGGCCAGCCACCTGTCATGCCCTCAGCTCCACCGCCTGGTTCACCTCCACATTTGCAGAGCTCTGGGCATAAACTTCGCCCTCCTGTGGGCATTCCCACCAATCGACAGACAGAGGAGCCCCCGGCCACCCCAGAGGCCGACGACCAGGATTAA